A DNA window from Brevinematia bacterium contains the following coding sequences:
- the vorB gene encoding 3-methyl-2-oxobutanoate dehydrogenase subunit VorB encodes MMKQLLKGNEVLAEAAILAGCRYYFGYPITPQNEISAYMARRMKEVGGVFLQAESETAAINMVFGAAAAGVKAMTTTSSPGFSLMQEGVSYLAAGHLPCVIANVMRGGPGLGNIAGAQGDYFQAVKGGGHGDYRLIVLTPAYVQEMIDLTILAFELADKYLIPVLILVDGIVGQMVEPAEFPQNYTPKVYEKPWALTGAKGRPRNVVRTLWLDDTGVEINNMKLQQKYARIKAEFVMYEEFMVEDAEVILVAYGIPARICKSVTKKMRAEGYKVGTFRLQSVYPFPEYRLMELALQRHLRGFLVVEMSAGQMVEDVRLSVKDYKPVNFYGRMGGTLPEEKKIMEHTLELLKA; translated from the coding sequence TCCTCAGAACGAAATAAGTGCTTACATGGCTAGAAGAATGAAAGAGGTTGGGGGGGTTTTTTTGCAAGCTGAGAGTGAGACTGCAGCGATCAATATGGTCTTTGGTGCTGCTGCTGCTGGTGTCAAAGCTATGACAACAACTTCATCTCCCGGCTTCAGTCTTATGCAAGAAGGGGTCTCCTACCTTGCTGCAGGGCATCTTCCTTGTGTTATTGCCAATGTTATGAGAGGAGGTCCTGGGTTAGGAAACATAGCTGGTGCTCAAGGGGATTATTTTCAGGCTGTGAAGGGAGGAGGACATGGAGACTACAGACTCATAGTTTTGACTCCTGCATATGTGCAAGAGATGATAGATCTGACTATTTTAGCATTTGAACTAGCTGATAAATACCTCATTCCTGTGCTCATCCTTGTTGATGGTATAGTCGGACAGATGGTTGAACCCGCAGAGTTTCCACAGAACTACACTCCCAAGGTCTACGAAAAACCTTGGGCTTTGACAGGTGCTAAAGGAAGACCTAGAAATGTTGTAAGAACCCTTTGGCTTGATGATACCGGTGTTGAAATTAATAATATGAAACTTCAGCAAAAATATGCAAGAATAAAAGCTGAATTTGTAATGTATGAAGAGTTTATGGTAGAAGATGCTGAGGTTATACTTGTTGCCTATGGTATACCTGCTAGAATATGTAAATCAGTTACGAAGAAGATGAGAGCTGAAGGATATAAGGTTGGAACTTTTAGGCTACAAAGTGTGTATCCCTTTCCAGAATACAGACTTATGGAGCTTGCTTTGCAAAGGCACCTTAGGGGGTTCTTAGTTGTTGAAATGAGTGCTGGACAGATGGTAGAGGATGTGAGACTTTCTGTGAAGGATTACAAACCTGTTAATTTCTACGGTAGAATGGGTGGAACTTTGCCCGAGGAAAAGAAAATTATGGAACATACTCTTGAGTTACTTAAAGCGTAG